TGGCCATGGCCTGTTCCTTGTTGCGGGGCCGTATCGACATCACACATGTCTTATTGAAAATAAGCGGCATCAATATGCCGAACTCCTCTTTATACCTGCCTATCGCTGTATGTTTGGGCTCATCCCTGTCCACAAGAAGGGCGAACTCATTTGGAAAGAACTCCCCTTCCTTTACTTCGTATTTTTTCTGTTTATAAAATTCGTCTATCTCGCTTCTTTTAACCTCCATAGGATGCCACCCCGGATAAAGATGCTCCAGATCGACCTTGTTCTTTTCAAAATCAACCGCCTTAACGCCCAAGGCATCCGCTTTTATCCTGGCGTTAATATCCTTTGACACGAATATGACCTGTTCTCCTTTTTCCTTATGTATATAAGCAGCTAAGAGTATCCTGTTGTCGGCGATATCATCCGAAAGTCCGGTCTCGGCGACCTTCTCATAATCGACACCTGTTGCCACCTTGAGTATCCCTCCGTTATCAAGCGGCATCCCTTCCCCGGGCGCTCCCTTCTTGCGCATCTTGTCCAGCATGCGTATGGCGATCCTCGCGTTCCTGCCTTTTTCATCGTGGCTTTTTTTGAAAGTATCGAGTTCTTCAAGAACCTCTATGGGCAAAAGAACGATATTATCTCCGAAAGAAACCAGAGAATTGGGATTATGCAAAATAACATTGGTATCCAGCACGAATATCTTTTTCATGGTCTCCTTTTCCGTTATCAGCTTTGTTTAAAGGACTTTCTTAACAAGAGATGCAACTTTCCTGCCCAGAGCACGGCACTGCATTTCGACGCGGTCATCCGGCTCGCCTATTGAAACCGGGCCATAATGGTCTCCCGAATGTTCCCCCTGGATGATCATCCCGTGGATGAGCATGGCATCCAATATCCCGGTTATGGTAGTTTCGTTACCTCCGCCTATGTTCGCCGCTGAAGTAAAGGCGGCACCTACCTTACCTGACAATTTTCCATGAAAAGCCACTGAATCATCTAAGAACTTCTTGACCTGATATGCCATTAGCCCGTAATAGGTCGGTGAACCGATTATCAAGGCATCGTAATCGAGAGCTTCCTTGGCCGGGAAATCCTCGATTTTCTTAAGAACCACCTGCACGTCCTGTTCCATCTTAGCGCCCTCCTCGACAAGCTTTGCCATGCTTTCGGTGTTACCTGTCTTGGAATAATATACGACAGCTATCTTTTTCATCCGTTGCCTCCCCTCGTATGTCTGTTATCTGCGGTCAGTTTACAACTGATTATTATACGCCAATTGACGGATATTATATAATATTTTTATCGGCATTTCTATTCGCACAGTGATTTATACATCTGAGCGAATATCTTCAATCGACCTTAACGTAGCGGTAACTCTGCCGAAAGGTATGCGGACCACACCGTACAGTGGATATCTGTTCTTATCCGCCGAGAAGTACATCCAGGCTCTGCCTTTTTTCACCCTTTGCCCCTTAAGCTGGGCATACGGCCTGACCTTAAAAGCCGGGAACTTGCCCAGATGGCGCAGCTCAACGACGTCTATTGCTTCCACCCTGGCGTAGAGGTCGTAGTTCTTTTCATTAAGGTTGACGGTTATATGCACCTTTTTCCCGATCTCCACGGGCAATGTCATGAAATAGCACATGGCACTGAGCGGATCCTGAACGTTCTCGGTTATATCACACTTTTTAACCGATCCATCGGTAAGGTTGGTGTATTCGGCCTGCATCTTATCGAAATCATATTCAACGATAACGTGCTTTCTGTAGTTTCCTTCTTTACGGTCGGCTTCATAGCGCCTGCTGGTGATCGTCTCAGCGTCGACATAAGAGATATAAGTATCTTCCACCCTGTAGATTTTAGAAAGGAACTTGTTGGATTCGGTGACGAGTTTTACCACATGAACATCACGCCCTCTGTATTTCTTTATATCTCGCGTTTCAGTTATGATGTTCCCAACGGGTATACCGTTCCAGGCTATCAGATAAGTGAGCCTTTTCCCTGTGTGGAAACGGTTTTTCGTGGATATGTCGCTGATCGCCTTATCCGAGGAAATATCCTCGTGTGTGGAGAGCTTATCCACCCTGCCGGTACTCGCGCACCCCTGAAGAAGAAAGATCAGGCAGGCCAAAAGCAATATGTTCTGGGTTTTTTTCATAGGTTATATTATAATCAAAATCATATTCATAAACAAGATAGGAGGGTCTATGGATTTTCTTGAACTGGCAAAAACAAGGCGAAGCATCCGTTCTTATCAAGATCGTGCAATACCGCATAGCGATCTTGAGCTTTGCGTCGAGGCCGCACGCCTGGCTCCTTCAGCCTGCAACTCGCAACCCTGGAAATTCATCGTGGTCGAAGATCCGGACACTAAAAACAAGATATCGGAAAAAGCTTTCTCAGGACTTTACCAGATGAATTCATTCGCCAAGAAAGCTGCATCTTACATAGTTATCGTGGCGGAGAAGATGAAATTCCCGGCCTGGTGCGGCAACAAACTCAGAAAGACGGATTTCCGCAGGATCGACATAGGTACAGCCTGCGATCATCTGGTTCTCCAGGCACAGGAACTCGGCATAGGTACCTGCATACTGGGCTGGTTCAACGAAAAAGAGATCAGGAAGATACTTTCTGTCCCCCGCACGAAAAAGATCGAACTTGTTATTTCCATGGGTTATCCTTCGGCAAGCCCCACACACACTAAAGAGCTCAAACAAAAGAGCGATGCGGTAAGTTTCAACAAGTACTCTTCGTCAGAATAAAAAAAGCCCATCTCAACTTAACATCGAGATGGGCTTTGTGTTAAAGTCCATTTTTATTTGGTCGTCATTGAAGATGTATCGTCTTCCGGATACCAGAAGGTGGCTATGCGCCATATGCCCCCTACGAACCTTGCTATACCCCTGCCGACATCGTCATTGGTCTTCGCGGTACAGTCAGAATATGCCGGAGATCCCTTTGTGCCGGTTTCATCTATGCTGTCAGGTGTCTCTATCTGACCGTATACTATCTCGTCCAGCCCATCTCCGATGTTCTTCAACGGTTCGTTCCTGGAAGCGAATGCGTTTACGTTAAAAGCTATAACGAATATAACAAAAAGTATTAAAACCTTTTTCATCTCCACCCCCTTTTATCTTTTGTTGAAGTATATATTATATAATATGAATTGTCAAGAGAGAGCCCTTACCAGAAAAAACGGACCCTCGCTACAAAAGATCCGCGAACTTTAAAGCAGCGATGGTCTTCGCATCGGTTATCAGGCCCTTTCGGAACCTCTTACATATCTGGCTGCGGGTCATGAGCCTCACGCTGATTATCTCATCCTCTTCTTTTTTCTGGTCCTTTTTTTCCTCGCACCAGATGCGATAGATGTGTATCTTCTCGTTACAAAAACCGGGCGTCGTGTATATATATCCCAGTCTTTCTATTCTTTTGGCTATATACCCGGTCTCCTCGCGGATCTCCCTCTTCGCACAAGTCCCGGGCTTCTCCCCGGCATCAAGAGTACCCGCGGGAAGTTCCCATATATACTTATCTATGACCGGCCTGTACTGGCGGATCATAACAACTTTCTGCTTGACCAGGGGGACTATAACTGCCGCACCGGGATGGTGCACCTTTTCGAGGTAGGTTTTTTTGCCGTTGGGCAGTTTCTGGTGTTTACTGAAGACCTTGATAAGGCGCCCGTCAAAGACTTTTTTCTCATTCCTGCTCACTTGGGCTTTCTCCCAGCCTTTCGATCTCCAGATTCAGGACTTTCAGCATTACGACCTTTTCCAGGTATTTAAGACTGAAAGGTTTGATAACGTAATCATCAGCCCCCAGACTGAACGCCTCTTCTATAACATCTTCATCGGCGACACTGGTCATCATGATGACACGAATATCAGGGGCGATCTCCTTTATCTCTTTAAGTACCTCTATCCCGTCCTTTCCCCAACCTAAACGTACATCCAGAAGAACAAGTTCGGGTTTTTCCTCGGCAACAAGCTTTATGGCTTTCTTGCCGCTGGTCGCCTGCAAGACGTCGTATTCTTTTATAGTGAAGAAATCATAGAGGAATGAAACGATCCCGACCTGATCGTCTACTACCAGTATCTTATGCTTTTTCGCTGACTTATGCTCGTTCATTGAATTGCCCCTAAGTATAAACCTGAAGGGTCTTATTAATAATATATAATATCATGTTTAAGTATACATAACCTATCCCGTATTTTCAAGTTTTGCGGTTATTGCGAGGCCGACGCAGGTGTCTATAAAAAAAAGAAGAAGCCCCGTGGCTCCTTCTTTTTCCCCTACCGGTTATATCTTTGCGTTTATTTCTTCAGAAACTCGAGAACAGCTTCCTGCTTCTTCTGATCCCATTCCTTTTTGAAATCGGACCTGTGCTTTGTCTTCAAAGCGGGCATAATTGTGTATGTGCTCCTCAGCCCGGGACCGGCGGTATTACGGATCTTTTCATTACCGTCGATCGGTGTAACTCTGAATAAAAGAGCGGTAAAAACGAGAAATGTCATGGTCGTGTATACCGCGCATTTCTTCATCCTGTGCGACCAGAGAGATGCCGTCTTGCAACCCATCTCTACACCGAAATCCATATCCCCGCGCAGATACTCTCCCGCTATATTCGTAGCTTCCTCCTTGTCGGAAGCCTCACATATAAGTTCTATTACAGTTCTGTATTTCATCCGTCTACCTCCTGAGAAACAACTCATCTTACTTTCTTTACATTTACAATTTTACATGGTAGATCGGCCCTAGTCAACTTACTTTTTTAAACCTTAACGTTTGTAGCAGTAAATGGTAAAAAATACCCCAAATACTCTGTATTTGGGGTATAAATAACTTTTATTGATTTAACTTATACGTTATTTGAGAAGTTCTATTACCTCGGAATGTATACTGGCATTTGTTGCGACCACGCTGTTCTGGAAAATATCAAACATCTCGCCGCTCATATTCGTTACCTTGCCACCCGCTTCGGTCACCATTAGCTGTCCGGCAGCAGTATCCCATGGATGCAGTCCCATTTCCCAGAAACCGTCAAATATCCCGCAGGCAACATAACAAAGGTCGAGCGCCGCGGATCCGGCCCGTCTTACGGCCTGAGCGTGCTGAAGCATTCTGCCGAAATAAGAAACATTCTCCTTCTTGGTCTGTATATTGTAAGCGAAACCCGTCGCTATCAAAGAGTCTTTAACGGCTTGCGCACCGGAAACCTTTATCGGCATCCCGTTAAGGAAAGCACCCGAACCATCTATGGCAGTAAAAAGCTCGTCACGGGAAGGATCATACACTACACCGGCGATGACTTTTTTCCCGTACAAGACGCCTATGGAAACGCAGAAAAAAGGGAACGAGTGCGTGTAATTCGTAGTACCGTCAAGCGGGTCTATGACCCACCTGAAAACACTGCCCGCGTCTTCTTCCCCGCTCTCTTCGGCGAGGATCGAATGTTCGGGAAATTCGTTTTTTATCCTGCTGATGATGATCTTCTCAGAACCCTTGTCTACATCTGTTACAAGATCGTTGATCCCGCTCTTGTGTGAGACTTCCTTCAGGCGGCCCATGTGCTTAAGTACATATTCGCCGGCTTCTTTCGCGACATTCTCGGCCACTTCCTTGATTTTATTCATTTCCTGCATTTATTTACTCCCTACTATATAGACCTTGTCGCCTCTTCTTGTCTTCTTTTTAACCCTTATAGCAACTTCCTTGCCTCTTGCAGCTTTTTCAACCGGGTCATGGTCTATCTGCATGGATATGACCTTATCGGTAAAATCCGTGGTATGGCCCTTGACCCTTATATCGTCCCCCAGCGTTATCCCATTCTTTTTAACTTTCACGACTGCGGCTTTAACCTTACGGAAATAATGTATCACGTCACCTACAAACAGTTCCTCGGTTTTCTTCCTGCTAGCTCCTCCAAAAAGACCGAATACCATGACGCACCTCCTCATGAAAAAAGAATGTAAAGACTCACTTTAAAAGTATACCTAAAGGGCATTCGTTACACAAAGGATTATTCTTTTTACAGTATGACTTAGCGGTCTCGACCAGAAGGGCATGGAACTGGTTGAGCCTGGCCACTTCCATCGGAAAATTCTCTTCCACGAGGGTCTTAACGTCTTCATAACGGGCGTTCTCGCTAATAAGGCCGTGTCTGGAAAATATCCGTCTAGTATAAGCGTCCACGACAAACACGGGCTTTTCGAGAGCGTACAAAAGGATCGAATCGGCGGTTTCAGGTCCGATCCCCTTGACCGAAAGAAGCAGCTGTCTCATTTCGGAAGATTCTCTTTTTTTTAGAAGGCTTAACCTTCCCCCGCATTCATCCATCACGAAACGGCACATCCGCTTCAGTCGATCGGCTTTTATGCGGAAATAACCCGCGGGGCGGATGAGGCCTTCAAGCTTTTCCAGGTCGGCCCCAAGCAGCTTGCCGGGCGTCAAAAGCCCGTGCTTTCTCAGACTGCGTATGGCTTTGACAACATTGGACCATGCGGTATTCTGGGTAAGAACAGTACCGACCATTACCTCGAAACCGGATCTGGCCGGCCACCACCTTAGATCACCGAAATGCCTGTTCAACAGCTCATATATCCTTGAAAGCTCTCTACTGGTACGTTTCATCGGTTTATGGAAGAGGATCCTTGCCTCCGGGCCATCTCGATCCGTTCATTTATCGGAGGATGATTGTACATGAATATCTTCTTGAGGAAAGATGGGTCGATTTCAGCAAGATTCATGTCCGCGAGCTTGCTCATCACGCGAATGAAACTGTCCGGATTACCGGTGATCCTGAGGGTAAAACTGTCGGCCTGCTTCTCCAGCAGACGTGAGAACCAGTTCTGTACGGGAAGAAGCACCAGACCGAAGCCCAGCATCAATAGAACCAGCAAGGGCAGTATATAAATATCTGAAAGCCCTGAAGCGCCGGTAACGGCAACGATCCGCCCGGCGACCCTGGAAAGCAAAAAGAATCCCGCGAACGTCACCAGGGATGAAAAAGCCAGAAGCTGCCAGATATGCAGGTATTTCTGGTGTCCCAGTTCGTGCGCCACTACCGCTTCAACCTCATCCGGTTCAAATCCGTTCACCAGGGTATCAGCGAGTATGACCTTTCTTGTTGAGCCAAGCCCCACCAAAGCGGCATTGGCCTTTGATGTCTTACGGCTGAAGTCTATCTGGCAGACCTGGGTAAGTTTGATGTGCGTTTTTTTCGCGAGCGACATTATCCTCTTTTTTAGAGAATCGTCTTCTATTGGAGAGTATCTGTAGAAAAGCGGTATAAGCACCACAGGCATTATCCGGGTAAGAAAAACGGAAAAGAATATCCACACCGCCGCTGCTATAAGCCACCAGTATATCGGGAAATTCCTGAGTATCAGATAAAAACCCTCTATGCAGGCCGCATAAAGAAAGAACGACAACAGCACCGATTTGACTTCATCCCACAGCCAGCCTCCCAGATCCTGCCTGGAAAGACCAAAATCTCTTTCGACCAGAAAGGATCCATAAAAATTAAGCGGCAGGCCCACCATATAAACGAAAGCAAGGAACGCGGCAAGATAAATCAGGCAGGCGAGGTAAAAGTTCTCATGCAAACCAAACGCGAAACGGGATACGGGGCGTGACAGTATAAACTGAAACGCCCCGATCGCTACCACCGAAAGGAAAATATCCGCGACGAACAATCTGGTCTTGATCGCGGAGTATCTTTTTGATTTCTCCCGGGAACTTTCGCCGCTCATGTCCTGGAGTTTACCTCCGCAAGGGCCTTCTGAGCCTGTTCCCGCACATTGCTTGATTCTGCTTTCAGAAGGGATTCAAGTAGGGGCTTCTCGTTTTCCCCCCCCATTCTTCCAACTACCTTTATGGATGCCAGTATTACCGAGAGGTGCTCATCATCTAAATGTTCTTTTGCGACCTCCAGAGCCAAAGGACTTTTCCTGTCAGCAAGCGCGATAATCGCGCGGCTGGCGATCCTCGGATCATAGTCATTAGCTTCTCTCGCGAGGATTTCATCAGCACCTTGGACCTTCATCCTGCCTACTTTCTCGACAGCAAGCATTCGCACTCCCAGATCCGGGTCTCTCATCATCGCGACAACAGGCTTAAGACAATCCTGCGTGCCTATATTGGCAAGTGCCATCACAACAGCCCGGCGCACATTAGGATCATAGTCTCTGACTAGCTGTGAAAGATATGGAACAGCTCTCTGGTCCCTTATTTTACCCAAGGCCACCACCGCGCACATGCGAATGCGGGGGTCAGCATCGCCCAGAACGCTAAGGAAAAGGTCAGCATCCTCCTCGGGAGCTATCCTGGCAAGCGCTCTAATAGCGTTATACCGCACCTCAGGATAATAATCAGTGGTTAACTGCCTTAACGCTTCTATTGAGGCCTCCTTGCTCGCTATGACGCTGAGTGTGCGTGCCGCCTCCTTGCGTACCCTGTGATTCCTGTCCTTAAGAGCTTCCATTACCTCATCCTCGGCACTGGGATCATCAATATCGGCAATAACTCTTAGCGCGGCCACCTTGGCGGATTCGTTGTCCTTCTGTTCGAGTACCGGCAGAAGGTACTTCGTGGCTTCAGTACCATAA
The nucleotide sequence above comes from Candidatus Omnitrophota bacterium. Encoded proteins:
- a CDS encoding M48 family metalloprotease, with protein sequence MSGESSREKSKRYSAIKTRLFVADIFLSVVAIGAFQFILSRPVSRFAFGLHENFYLACLIYLAAFLAFVYMVGLPLNFYGSFLVERDFGLSRQDLGGWLWDEVKSVLLSFFLYAACIEGFYLILRNFPIYWWLIAAAVWIFFSVFLTRIMPVVLIPLFYRYSPIEDDSLKKRIMSLAKKTHIKLTQVCQIDFSRKTSKANAALVGLGSTRKVILADTLVNGFEPDEVEAVVAHELGHQKYLHIWQLLAFSSLVTFAGFFLLSRVAGRIVAVTGASGLSDIYILPLLVLLMLGFGLVLLPVQNWFSRLLEKQADSFTLRITGNPDSFIRVMSKLADMNLAEIDPSFLKKIFMYNHPPINERIEMARRQGSSSINR
- a CDS encoding translation elongation factor-like protein — its product is MVFGLFGGASRKKTEELFVGDVIHYFRKVKAAVVKVKKNGITLGDDIRVKGHTTDFTDKVISMQIDHDPVEKAARGKEVAIRVKKKTRRGDKVYIVGSK
- a CDS encoding flavodoxin family protein — encoded protein: MKKIAVVYYSKTGNTESMAKLVEEGAKMEQDVQVVLKKIEDFPAKEALDYDALIIGSPTYYGLMAYQVKKFLDDSVAFHGKLSGKVGAAFTSAANIGGGNETTITGILDAMLIHGMIIQGEHSGDHYGPVSIGEPDDRVEMQCRALGRKVASLVKKVL
- a CDS encoding response regulator, whose product is MNEHKSAKKHKILVVDDQVGIVSFLYDFFTIKEYDVLQATSGKKAIKLVAEEKPELVLLDVRLGWGKDGIEVLKEIKEIAPDIRVIMMTSVADEDVIEEAFSLGADDYVIKPFSLKYLEKVVMLKVLNLEIERLGESPSEQE
- a CDS encoding NUDIX domain-containing protein, with translation MWRSKGWEKAQVSRNEKKVFDGRLIKVFSKHQKLPNGKKTYLEKVHHPGAAVIVPLVKQKVVMIRQYRPVIDKYIWELPAGTLDAGEKPGTCAKREIREETGYIAKRIERLGYIYTTPGFCNEKIHIYRIWCEEKKDQKKEEDEIISVRLMTRSQICKRFRKGLITDAKTIAALKFADLL
- a CDS encoding inositol monophosphatase codes for the protein MNKIKEVAENVAKEAGEYVLKHMGRLKEVSHKSGINDLVTDVDKGSEKIIISRIKNEFPEHSILAEESGEEDAGSVFRWVIDPLDGTTNYTHSFPFFCVSIGVLYGKKVIAGVVYDPSRDELFTAIDGSGAFLNGMPIKVSGAQAVKDSLIATGFAYNIQTKKENVSYFGRMLQHAQAVRRAGSAALDLCYVACGIFDGFWEMGLHPWDTAAGQLMVTEAGGKVTNMSGEMFDIFQNSVVATNASIHSEVIELLK
- a CDS encoding DUF3108 domain-containing protein, giving the protein MKKTQNILLLACLIFLLQGCASTGRVDKLSTHEDISSDKAISDISTKNRFHTGKRLTYLIAWNGIPVGNIITETRDIKKYRGRDVHVVKLVTESNKFLSKIYRVEDTYISYVDAETITSRRYEADRKEGNYRKHVIVEYDFDKMQAEYTNLTDGSVKKCDITENVQDPLSAMCYFMTLPVEIGKKVHITVNLNEKNYDLYARVEAIDVVELRHLGKFPAFKVRPYAQLKGQRVKKGRAWMYFSADKNRYPLYGVVRIPFGRVTATLRSIEDIRSDV
- a CDS encoding AAA family ATPase: MKKIFVLDTNVILHNPNSLVSFGDNIVLLPIEVLEELDTFKKSHDEKGRNARIAIRMLDKMRKKGAPGEGMPLDNGGILKVATGVDYEKVAETGLSDDIADNRILLAAYIHKEKGEQVIFVSKDINARIKADALGVKAVDFEKNKVDLEHLYPGWHPMEVKRSEIDEFYKQKKYEVKEGEFFPNEFALLVDRDEPKHTAIGRYKEEFGILMPLIFNKTCVMSIRPRNKEQAMATELLLNNDINLVTLVGPAGTGKTLLAIAAGLQKVVKDKSYGGLLISRPVMPLGKDIGYLPGTKEEKLESWMGPIYDNLEFILNAEKKDRDTKVKVKTQIEKYIKDEIIELEAMTFMRGRSIPDRFIIIDEAQNMTPHEVKTVISRAGNHTKMVLTGDPYQIDNPYLDSSSNGLTYCVEKMKGQKMFGHMTFAKSERSSLASLAAELL
- a CDS encoding NAD(P)H nitroreductase, with the protein product MFWVFFIGYIIIKIIFINKIGGSMDFLELAKTRRSIRSYQDRAIPHSDLELCVEAARLAPSACNSQPWKFIVVEDPDTKNKISEKAFSGLYQMNSFAKKAASYIVIVAEKMKFPAWCGNKLRKTDFRRIDIGTACDHLVLQAQELGIGTCILGWFNEKEIRKILSVPRTKKIELVISMGYPSASPTHTKELKQKSDAVSFNKYSSSE